A region of Deltaproteobacteria bacterium DNA encodes the following proteins:
- a CDS encoding IS3 family transposase produces the protein MEVWYNRQRTHSSLDYMSPVDYETKSLKSA, from the coding sequence ATCGAAGTCTGGTACAATCGGCAGCGAACTCACTCTTCGCTTGATTACATGTCACCAGTCGACTACGAAACGAAATCTCTCAAGTCCGCATAA